In the Candidatus Electrothrix sp. GW3-4 genome, one interval contains:
- a CDS encoding response regulator gives MTYRIALVEDDSRLQANYAQALQREGYDVATYSSKPEAMSAFARSLPDLAILDVMLGEELAGGFDLCQHLRSLSPVIPIIFLTARNSDLDRVSGLRLGAWDYLTKDTTTLDFLPARISAMFRTVEALRSNTTENKIIRHKDLQIDEDRKEVYWKRHAVSLTLTEFWILVCLAKRPGHVKNHEQLMEAASVIVTNNAIAAHIRRIRDKFYDVDPDFKAIRSEYGMGYRWQP, from the coding sequence ATGACCTACCGTATTGCCCTTGTCGAAGATGATTCCAGGTTACAGGCCAATTATGCTCAGGCCCTCCAGCGCGAAGGCTATGACGTGGCCACCTATAGCAGTAAACCCGAGGCCATGTCTGCCTTTGCCCGCTCCCTGCCAGACCTTGCTATCTTGGACGTCATGCTGGGAGAAGAACTGGCTGGTGGCTTTGACCTCTGCCAGCACCTCCGCTCTTTATCCCCTGTTATACCTATCATTTTCCTTACAGCACGCAATTCAGACCTGGATCGGGTCTCTGGCCTCCGACTTGGGGCCTGGGACTACCTGACCAAGGACACAACAACCCTGGACTTTCTGCCCGCCAGGATATCTGCCATGTTTCGAACCGTTGAGGCCTTACGGAGCAATACAACGGAAAATAAGATCATCCGACATAAGGACCTCCAGATTGACGAGGATCGGAAGGAGGTCTACTGGAAAAGACATGCGGTCAGCCTGACCCTGACTGAGTTCTGGATCTTGGTTTGCCTTGCCAAGAGACCAGGACATGTCAAAAATCATGAGCAGTTGATGGAGGCAGCCAGCGTTATTGTGACGAATAATGCGATTGCAGCCCATATCAGAAGAATCAGAGATAAATTTTACGATGTAGATCCTGACTTTAAGGCTATTCGCTCAGAGTATGGGATGGGGTATCGCTGGCAGCCATGA
- a CDS encoding peptidoglycan-binding domain-containing protein produces MLKKRNFVVAAALLFAVSSPAAAQYGQIDPAQFINEGFPANVQPGECYSRCLAPAVYEDVEEEIEIAPAMERTEIIPAEYEWIDERVIAKEASEKIETIPAQFEWRDEEVVIKEGSEEINVIPAQYEWRDEQVVIKEASEELQSIPARYEWVDEQVMVSPEVVTITITDPGYEEVKEQVLVKAPSAKWIKKTTHCSPEDIKMGLTDCDTLCYVAVPAMYKTVIKKVPKDCAGEIGGCRQEVVIPAEYKTVRKRVVVEPARTEIVTIPAEYGTVRKQVMVAPARTEVVTIPAVTQMIRKKVMVAPAQSRTVPVPPEYKTVKVKKLVKPAEENIISVPAEYKTIVKKVKVSDSRIVWKPALCKDELVDSTIRQVQTALSQLGFYNGLIDGKLNPATNEAIRAFQGENGLAQGGGLTKETVEALGIY; encoded by the coding sequence ATGTTGAAGAAAAGGAATTTCGTGGTAGCTGCCGCTTTGCTCTTCGCGGTATCTTCACCCGCAGCTGCTCAGTATGGTCAGATTGATCCGGCTCAATTCATTAATGAGGGATTCCCGGCCAATGTTCAGCCTGGTGAGTGTTACTCTCGTTGTCTTGCTCCTGCTGTCTATGAGGATGTAGAGGAAGAAATTGAGATTGCACCAGCTATGGAACGAACAGAAATTATCCCGGCTGAGTATGAATGGATTGACGAACGGGTTATCGCTAAAGAAGCTTCTGAGAAGATTGAGACAATTCCTGCCCAGTTTGAGTGGAGGGATGAAGAGGTCGTTATCAAAGAAGGTTCAGAAGAGATTAACGTCATTCCTGCCCAGTATGAATGGCGTGATGAACAGGTCGTGATCAAGGAGGCTTCTGAGGAGCTGCAATCTATCCCTGCCCGGTATGAATGGGTAGATGAGCAGGTGATGGTTTCTCCTGAAGTTGTCACCATCACCATCACTGATCCTGGTTATGAGGAGGTGAAAGAGCAGGTTTTGGTTAAGGCACCTTCTGCAAAATGGATTAAAAAGACCACCCATTGTTCACCAGAAGATATTAAGATGGGGTTGACCGACTGTGATACTCTATGTTACGTAGCTGTTCCAGCCATGTACAAGACGGTGATCAAGAAAGTACCGAAAGACTGTGCAGGTGAAATCGGTGGATGCCGCCAGGAAGTTGTTATTCCTGCTGAATACAAGACTGTTCGGAAAAGGGTTGTTGTTGAGCCTGCCAGGACAGAAATCGTCACCATACCAGCAGAATATGGAACTGTACGTAAGCAGGTAATGGTTGCTCCGGCGAGAACGGAGGTCGTCACCATACCTGCGGTCACCCAGATGATCAGGAAGAAAGTAATGGTCGCTCCGGCCCAGTCACGTACTGTCCCTGTTCCTCCTGAGTACAAAACGGTCAAGGTAAAGAAACTCGTCAAACCGGCAGAAGAGAATATTATTTCAGTTCCTGCTGAGTACAAGACCATTGTTAAAAAGGTTAAAGTGAGCGATTCCAGGATAGTCTGGAAGCCAGCACTGTGTAAGGACGAACTTGTTGACTCAACTATCCGTCAGGTACAGACAGCCTTAAGCCAGCTGGGTTTTTACAACGGCCTGATTGATGGAAAGCTGAATCCGGCAACCAATGAGGCTATTCGAGCTTTTCAGGGTGAAAATGGACTTGCTCAGGGGGGCGGACTGACAAAAGAGACTGTAGAGGCCTTGGGGATTTACTAG
- a CDS encoding marine proteobacterial sortase target protein: MTSGEKKRGVQVLHMDPGYLMIVIYTLGVAMLILFGWFGSADAASEGKGLFNQAGQQELLTPNEVQQGELLLPGAEPGTYRSAPMLSLDVDIRVSGIVARATVTQHFTNDSNQWVEALYVFPLPDESAVDHLEMRINERIIVGKIQEKEEARKTYETAKLEGKKASLLSQARPNIFTTAVANIGPGETVIIQLEYQQVVQRQGRIYSLRFPMVIGPRYTPGPPPATGVASGNGRWEGVEDGTTNTQPPALEELAVVGPDEPPINPVTLHVNLAAGMELSRLDSLYHGIASEKNEDDNLDIRFTGEVKADRDFVLEWEPKRTQVPTVSLFSEQQGDERYMLLMVLPPEQEQQSPLAREVVFILDTSGSMGGASIRQAKKALLMAVERMRPQDRFNVIAFNSRASALFRESKAGSRENKDRAVAFIDQLEANGGTEIRKALKLALDGTQRHERIRQLVFLTDGSVSNEEELFRLIKNQLGDSRLFTVGIGSAPNSYFMTRAAMIGRGSYTFIGKLDEVRDKMTTLFAMLEQPALINLQLAGTDGFEALPDPLPDLYQGEPLTVLIKGQGAPDNLVLSGRQGGGKPWQATIDASRFINRPGIAVLWARKKIRILMDSLAAGADPHRVKQEVTELALTNHLVSRYTSLVAVEEKVARPDDETPLQKQKVQTNLPAGWVHEKVFAGGADTATPASLLIFVGFFLLSLSALLFWIQRRRQ, translated from the coding sequence ATGACATCAGGTGAGAAAAAAAGAGGTGTACAGGTCCTACACATGGATCCCGGTTATTTAATGATAGTAATCTATACCCTTGGGGTGGCCATGCTTATCCTGTTTGGCTGGTTTGGAAGTGCTGACGCTGCTTCCGAAGGAAAAGGGCTGTTTAACCAAGCTGGGCAGCAAGAACTGCTGACGCCCAACGAGGTCCAACAGGGCGAGCTCCTTCTCCCTGGGGCGGAGCCGGGAACCTATCGGTCTGCCCCTATGCTCTCTCTGGATGTTGATATCAGGGTGAGTGGTATAGTTGCCCGGGCTACGGTTACACAGCATTTTACTAATGATTCGAATCAATGGGTCGAGGCCTTGTACGTCTTTCCCCTGCCTGACGAGAGTGCTGTGGATCATCTGGAGATGCGGATTAACGAACGCATTATTGTCGGGAAGATTCAGGAAAAGGAAGAGGCCCGTAAAACTTATGAGACGGCAAAGCTGGAGGGGAAGAAGGCCTCATTGCTCTCGCAGGCCCGTCCCAACATCTTTACCACTGCGGTTGCTAATATTGGTCCCGGAGAAACTGTCATTATTCAGCTTGAATATCAGCAGGTGGTGCAGCGGCAGGGCCGAATTTACTCGTTGCGTTTTCCCATGGTTATTGGGCCGCGATATACCCCAGGGCCTCCTCCCGCTACTGGTGTTGCCTCTGGAAATGGAAGATGGGAGGGCGTTGAAGACGGAACTACTAATACCCAACCTCCTGCCTTGGAGGAGCTCGCCGTTGTTGGGCCGGATGAACCACCGATTAATCCGGTGACCTTGCATGTGAATCTTGCTGCTGGCATGGAACTCTCTCGGCTCGATAGCCTGTATCACGGTATTGCAAGCGAGAAAAATGAAGATGACAATCTTGATATCCGATTTACCGGAGAAGTAAAGGCGGATCGCGATTTTGTTCTGGAATGGGAGCCGAAAAGAACGCAGGTGCCAACGGTGAGTCTCTTTAGTGAACAGCAGGGGGATGAGCGCTACATGCTGCTCATGGTCCTGCCACCGGAGCAGGAGCAACAGTCTCCCCTTGCCCGAGAGGTTGTTTTTATCCTTGATACCTCTGGTTCAATGGGTGGGGCATCCATCAGGCAGGCCAAGAAGGCCTTACTTATGGCGGTGGAACGCATGCGTCCGCAGGACCGATTCAATGTTATTGCGTTTAATAGCAGGGCGAGCGCCTTGTTTCGTGAGAGTAAGGCAGGCAGTCGGGAAAATAAAGATCGGGCTGTGGCCTTTATCGATCAGCTTGAGGCCAACGGTGGTACAGAGATCAGGAAGGCTCTGAAATTGGCCCTGGATGGGACACAGCGGCATGAGCGGATTCGTCAGCTTGTTTTTTTAACAGATGGGTCGGTCAGCAATGAAGAAGAGTTATTCCGATTGATCAAGAATCAGCTCGGAGATTCCCGGCTGTTCACCGTCGGGATCGGCTCGGCTCCGAACAGTTATTTCATGACCAGGGCGGCAATGATAGGTAGAGGAAGTTATACCTTTATCGGTAAGTTGGATGAGGTGCGAGATAAGATGACGACCCTCTTTGCCATGCTTGAGCAACCTGCTCTCATCAATCTTCAGCTGGCTGGGACGGATGGATTTGAAGCCCTTCCTGACCCGCTCCCGGATCTCTATCAGGGGGAACCCCTGACTGTGCTTATAAAGGGGCAGGGGGCACCTGATAATCTGGTTCTCTCTGGACGGCAGGGCGGTGGAAAACCCTGGCAAGCAACCATAGATGCCTCACGTTTTATCAACAGGCCGGGGATTGCCGTGCTTTGGGCAAGAAAGAAAATCAGAATTCTGATGGACAGCCTAGCCGCTGGAGCAGACCCTCATCGGGTCAAACAGGAGGTTACAGAACTGGCTTTGACCAACCATCTTGTCAGCCGCTATACCAGCTTGGTAGCTGTGGAAGAAAAGGTAGCGCGACCTGATGATGAGACGCCGTTACAGAAGCAGAAGGTGCAAACCAACTTGCCTGCTGGCTGGGTGCATGAAAAGGTCTTTGCCGGAGGAGCTGATACCGCTACCCCAGCATCTCTGCTCATTTTTGTTGGTTTTTTCTTGCTCTCCTTATCTGCTCTCTTATTTTGGATACAAAGGAGGAGACAATGA
- a CDS encoding class GN sortase, which produces MKITCSWKLLLFPAIVGLLCLGNGLWIHGKALLAQVLLQQAWQQSQSQGVLVKPWPWADTWPVARLRAEKYSQDLIVLAGQSGQALAFGPGMLETGVQPGQAGPCILAAHRDTQFSFLRKVQKGDIFTLEDSLGRQWRYRVNVTTIRLATDLYFDRDQGAQLALVTCYPFQGMSADASQRYVVLADRI; this is translated from the coding sequence ATGAAGATAACATGCTCATGGAAACTGCTTCTTTTTCCCGCTATCGTCGGGCTCCTCTGCTTGGGCAATGGGCTGTGGATACACGGCAAGGCCCTGTTAGCGCAAGTGCTCCTGCAACAGGCCTGGCAGCAGAGTCAGAGCCAGGGAGTATTGGTAAAGCCCTGGCCATGGGCCGATACCTGGCCAGTGGCGAGGCTACGTGCTGAAAAATACAGCCAGGATCTGATTGTCCTTGCAGGACAGTCAGGGCAGGCCCTTGCCTTTGGACCAGGTATGCTGGAGACAGGAGTTCAGCCGGGACAGGCAGGTCCCTGTATTTTGGCAGCTCACCGGGATACCCAATTCAGTTTTCTCCGTAAGGTGCAAAAGGGGGATATTTTTACGTTGGAAGACAGTCTGGGCAGGCAGTGGCGATATAGGGTGAATGTAACGACGATACGGCTTGCCACAGATCTTTATTTTGATCGGGACCAAGGTGCGCAGCTCGCCTTGGTCACCTGTTACCCTTTTCAGGGGATGAGTGCAGATGCCAGTCAGCGTTATGTTGTTTTGGCAGACAGAATATAG
- a CDS encoding ATP-binding protein — protein MRFSLRLKLALLSLLLLLFPLLGMRLNNTLKNSLIISQQDTLSLTAQAVSAALTDRNDLFDREQFHGLNQDRDLYLFQLSNTIQLDGNLDDWRPELAEAEEFGREHLISSEGSYVLQSLNFRHLAGKQDKYLYALFDVQDDHVIYRSKNSLRLDRSDHLQIVIGDDNGQRKYLITAHEQGWVNGFLMPDVPIKFPVIEQRIQGVWNQTDSGYILEIRIPLELLGNKLAFTVADVDDIETRDIKALIGTSNLKEDKAPGLLLTTSTPIEDILKSLDRPYARIRIVDRNQRVRAQVGSLRTSEIPQEQVSTLSRRINEFMRPLYRFFINPFLAEFQDQASQPTELDLQGIREGLAGKHSVTSYLMEDGQVKVMAAITPLYEQDQVIGAVVVEQTTNSILSLSNRLIEETISLSVIAFLFGGCVLLFFAFRISARIRRLRDQAASAITPDGRILNTIHRDSASDEIADLGRTLDSMLTQLQQQIEHREQMADNLEHEMRTPLAGIAASVKNLRQEQLEAKPSGRIMEYIQWVKRDVQRLEELLTSIREATTLKNALLLDSMEVFDLGRAVSVWLEHGWRPAFSEVEILYQAPEHEVLVNGDPVRLRQALDKLVENAVSFHTADTPIELCLENYDDCISLLVINQGPIIEPEMQQQIFHSMISNRAIKDKSPHLGLGLYIVRTVLDHHDGQVSVENLSDGRTGVVFTITLPSTSENEPL, from the coding sequence ATGCGTTTTTCTCTGCGCCTCAAGCTTGCCCTCCTCTCCCTTCTGCTCCTTCTCTTCCCCTTACTGGGGATGCGCCTGAACAATACCTTAAAAAACAGCCTGATCATCAGTCAGCAGGATACCCTCAGCCTTACTGCCCAAGCGGTTTCAGCGGCATTAACCGACCGAAACGACCTCTTTGACAGAGAACAGTTTCACGGCCTCAATCAGGACCGGGATCTCTATCTCTTCCAGCTCAGCAATACCATACAATTAGATGGCAATTTGGACGATTGGCGTCCCGAACTTGCTGAAGCTGAAGAATTTGGTCGTGAGCATCTCATCAGTTCAGAAGGCAGCTATGTTCTCCAATCCCTTAATTTCCGCCATCTTGCTGGCAAGCAGGACAAGTACCTGTACGCACTCTTTGATGTACAGGACGATCATGTCATTTATCGAAGCAAAAACTCATTACGCCTTGACCGTTCTGATCATTTACAAATAGTGATAGGTGATGATAACGGACAGAGAAAATATCTGATCACAGCCCATGAGCAAGGCTGGGTGAATGGTTTTCTCATGCCTGATGTTCCGATTAAATTTCCTGTCATCGAACAACGAATTCAAGGGGTATGGAATCAAACCGACAGCGGCTATATCCTGGAAATTCGTATTCCTCTGGAGCTGCTCGGAAACAAACTTGCCTTCACAGTCGCTGATGTCGATGACATTGAAACAAGAGATATCAAGGCGTTAATAGGCACTTCCAACTTAAAGGAAGACAAGGCTCCGGGCCTGCTCCTCACGACCTCAACTCCCATTGAAGATATACTGAAATCTCTTGATCGCCCCTATGCACGTATTCGCATTGTCGATCGCAATCAAAGGGTGAGAGCTCAGGTCGGCAGCCTGCGTACCTCTGAAATACCTCAAGAACAGGTGAGCACACTCTCTCGTCGCATAAACGAATTCATGCGCCCTCTCTATCGTTTTTTTATCAATCCTTTTTTAGCGGAATTTCAGGATCAGGCCTCCCAACCAACGGAATTGGACCTGCAAGGAATCCGAGAGGGACTTGCTGGCAAACATTCTGTAACCAGCTACTTAATGGAAGATGGGCAAGTGAAGGTAATGGCGGCCATTACGCCTTTATATGAGCAGGACCAGGTCATTGGTGCCGTGGTTGTAGAGCAGACCACCAACTCGATTCTTTCACTCAGCAACCGCTTAATCGAAGAAACCATTTCCCTCTCTGTTATTGCCTTTCTCTTTGGTGGTTGCGTCCTGCTCTTTTTCGCCTTTCGGATCTCCGCACGGATTCGGCGTTTACGCGATCAGGCGGCCTCGGCAATCACGCCTGACGGTCGGATCCTCAACACCATTCACAGGGATTCAGCAAGTGATGAAATCGCTGATTTAGGCCGCACCTTAGATTCCATGCTCACCCAGCTCCAGCAGCAGATTGAGCATCGCGAGCAAATGGCTGATAACCTTGAGCACGAAATGCGAACGCCCTTAGCTGGCATTGCCGCATCAGTAAAAAATCTTCGTCAGGAACAGCTTGAGGCAAAACCATCTGGTCGTATTATGGAGTATATTCAGTGGGTAAAACGAGATGTTCAGCGATTGGAAGAGCTTCTCACCTCAATTCGGGAGGCCACTACCTTGAAGAATGCCCTGCTACTGGACAGTATGGAGGTGTTTGATCTTGGCAGGGCCGTATCAGTATGGCTTGAGCACGGTTGGCGACCTGCCTTTAGTGAGGTAGAGATCCTTTATCAGGCTCCTGAACATGAGGTGCTGGTCAACGGCGACCCGGTTCGTTTACGCCAGGCTTTAGATAAGCTTGTCGAAAATGCCGTTTCTTTCCATACAGCGGACACACCAATTGAGCTCTGCTTAGAAAACTATGATGACTGTATATCTCTGCTCGTTATCAATCAAGGCCCAATTATCGAACCAGAGATGCAGCAGCAAATATTTCACTCGATGATCTCCAATCGAGCGATCAAAGATAAGTCACCCCACCTGGGCCTTGGCCTATATATTGTTCGTACGGTGCTGGACCATCATGATGGGCAGGTGAGTGTTGAAAACCTGTCTGACGGGAGAACAGGAGTTGTTTTTACGATTACGCTGCCCAGTACATCAGAGAATGAGCCTTTATAA
- a CDS encoding CAP domain-containing protein, with protein sequence MSLTTTGPSNAAGEHQAVDSAAMTAAHNQWRAKTGVPHLKWSTILAGSAQEWAKHLAQTGCNMQHSTTAYGENIFWAGPLSSSNGTSSVQEITEQNVVDAWGNEVQYYNYANNSCHGVCGHYTQVVWKSTKEVGCGMALCPDKGQIWVCQYNPQGNLIGQKPY encoded by the coding sequence TTGTCCCTGACTACGACGGGCCCGAGTAACGCAGCAGGAGAGCACCAAGCTGTTGATTCAGCAGCCATGACTGCGGCCCATAACCAATGGCGCGCAAAAACAGGTGTTCCCCACCTCAAATGGTCGACAATCTTAGCAGGAAGCGCTCAAGAATGGGCAAAACATCTGGCGCAAACGGGCTGTAATATGCAACACAGTACAACAGCATATGGCGAAAACATCTTTTGGGCTGGCCCCCTTTCTTCTTCTAACGGAACATCGTCTGTACAAGAGATAACCGAGCAAAATGTGGTCGATGCATGGGGTAATGAGGTGCAGTATTATAATTACGCCAACAACAGCTGCCACGGAGTCTGTGGTCATTACACCCAAGTGGTCTGGAAGAGCACAAAGGAAGTGGGCTGCGGCATGGCACTCTGCCCGGATAAAGGGCAAATCTGGGTATGCCAATATAACCCGCAAGGTAATCTCATCGGCCAAAAGCCCTATTAA
- a CDS encoding peptidoglycan-binding domain-containing protein, whose protein sequence is MKQMKNGVAIGAIALFALTGCVADVAYVPQGSGEQPCVQGPCEEAKGEQQAAQQVVAQDVVQMSGPVAAAPMVAQQDLGEGLPTNVNPGECYSRCLAPAVFEDVEEQIEVAPAMERTEIIPAEYEWVDEEVIAKEASEKIKVIPAQYDWVEEEVLVKEASEEIKVIPARYEWQDVQEVVKEASEELKAIPAVYAWREGQVMVSPEMVKITLTDPGFQEVKEQVLVKAPSAKWIKKATHCSPEDIKMGLTDCDTLCYVAVPAMYKTVIKKVPTDCAGGVDGCRQEVVIPAEYKPIRTKVVVEPARTETVQIPAEYRMVRKQVLVEPARTEVVNIPAEYRMVRKRVMVEPARTEVIPVPAEYKTVKVKKLVKAAEENVIQVPAEYKTIIKKVKVSDSKIVWRPALCEDEAVDSKIREMQSALSREGFYAGEINGVLTPETNEALRAYQADRALPQGGGMTIETLESLGIY, encoded by the coding sequence ATGAAACAGATGAAGAATGGCGTGGCCATCGGGGCTATCGCTCTTTTTGCCTTAACTGGTTGTGTGGCGGACGTAGCCTATGTCCCGCAGGGTTCTGGTGAACAGCCCTGTGTTCAGGGCCCTTGTGAAGAGGCAAAAGGAGAGCAACAGGCTGCCCAGCAGGTTGTCGCTCAAGATGTTGTGCAGATGTCTGGGCCAGTTGCTGCTGCGCCAATGGTTGCACAGCAGGACCTTGGTGAAGGGCTGCCGACCAATGTTAACCCTGGTGAGTGCTACTCTCGCTGTCTTGCTCCGGCTGTGTTTGAAGATGTAGAAGAGCAAATTGAGGTAGCTCCAGCGATGGAGCGGACCGAGATCATTCCTGCCGAATACGAATGGGTGGATGAAGAGGTCATTGCCAAAGAGGCATCTGAAAAGATTAAGGTCATTCCTGCACAATATGATTGGGTCGAAGAAGAGGTCTTGGTAAAAGAGGCGTCAGAGGAGATCAAGGTTATTCCTGCCCGGTACGAGTGGCAGGATGTTCAGGAAGTGGTAAAAGAGGCTTCCGAAGAGCTTAAAGCTATTCCCGCAGTTTATGCTTGGCGTGAAGGCCAGGTTATGGTTTCTCCTGAGATGGTCAAGATTACTCTGACCGATCCCGGTTTTCAAGAGGTGAAAGAGCAGGTTTTGGTCAAGGCGCCTTCTGCAAAGTGGATTAAAAAAGCGACGCATTGCTCTCCTGAAGATATCAAGATGGGACTGACCGACTGTGATACCCTTTGTTATGTAGCCGTCCCGGCTATGTATAAGACGGTTATCAAAAAGGTACCCACGGACTGTGCTGGTGGAGTTGACGGATGCCGTCAGGAAGTGGTCATCCCGGCAGAATACAAGCCGATCAGAACAAAGGTTGTGGTAGAGCCCGCAAGGACCGAAACGGTTCAGATTCCTGCTGAGTACAGAATGGTACGCAAGCAGGTTTTGGTTGAGCCTGCCAGGACAGAAGTCGTTAATATACCTGCTGAGTACAGAATGGTACGGAAGAGGGTAATGGTTGAGCCTGCCAGAACAGAGGTTATCCCGGTTCCTGCTGAGTACAAGACAGTCAAGGTGAAAAAGCTTGTGAAAGCGGCTGAGGAAAACGTTATTCAGGTTCCTGCCGAATACAAGACTATTATCAAAAAAGTTAAAGTTAGCGATAGTAAGATCGTATGGCGTCCGGCTCTTTGTGAGGATGAAGCCGTTGATTCGAAGATCAGAGAAATGCAAAGTGCTTTGAGTCGAGAAGGCTTTTACGCTGGTGAGATTAATGGTGTCCTGACCCCGGAGACCAATGAGGCACTGAGAGCCTATCAGGCAGATCGTGCCTTACCGCAGGGTGGTGGGATGACCATCGAAACGCTTGAGTCTTTAGGAATCTACTAG
- a CDS encoding cytochrome P460 family protein encodes MLKKVSVGCFIGVMLLNNVLFAQGEEMPKPEAESVWQYITQEKPFTDWSFWPDHQGTNPSNAPHAPKHKIYVNTQALHSKQPPLQDGSMVVKYNLSPADEVKAITLMYKVKGYNPDAGDWFWVQYSPTGEVYEAGKLEKCIGCHAAKSASDYILVHKFNN; translated from the coding sequence ATGTTGAAAAAAGTATCTGTGGGATGTTTCATTGGTGTTATGCTGCTGAACAACGTCCTCTTTGCTCAAGGGGAAGAAATGCCAAAACCAGAAGCAGAGTCGGTTTGGCAGTATATTACTCAGGAAAAACCCTTCACAGACTGGTCCTTCTGGCCGGATCATCAAGGAACGAACCCCAGTAATGCTCCACATGCCCCAAAGCATAAAATATACGTGAACACACAGGCATTGCATTCGAAACAACCGCCACTGCAAGACGGGTCAATGGTGGTAAAGTATAACCTGAGCCCGGCAGATGAGGTGAAGGCGATAACGCTCATGTACAAGGTAAAGGGATACAACCCTGATGCTGGTGACTGGTTTTGGGTGCAGTACAGCCCGACCGGTGAGGTGTACGAAGCAGGAAAGCTTGAAAAATGTATAGGTTGCCATGCAGCCAAGTCAGCATCAGACTATATTTTGGTGCATAAGTTCAACAATTGA